The DNA sequence TGACATCGTCTAGCTCTGTGCTACCCACCCAGCTACACCAGAATGGTgcacctcccagcccactgacgATTCCAACCAGGCTCCGTTGAGTAAACAGGTCGTTACAACCCGAAGGAGACTGAACAGTCCGCGGTTTCAaactccgcccccccccgcccccgacatcTGCATACTGCCACAGCCCCCCTTGCAAGGAGTCAAGGCCGAGGGAGCTCCTGCAGGGCTTCGCAATCCCCCAGAGCGAGGGGGCCTGTAGTGCCGCGTGGGCAGGCGGAACACAGGGGAGCCGGAACTGGAGCGCTAGAGGAGATGGGCCCAGGACTGCTCATTCCCCTCGCCTTCAGCGGGGAgactctcctcccccacaaccctctgCCAAGCCCCCCCGCCTCAGCAAGGGACACCGAGGAGCGCCCCCCCACGCTTCTCCCTCAGGACGCGGGGAGCAGGACGAAGAACCCCTCAGACGGGGGGGCAACCAAGCCGGCTCGCACCAGACCCGACTCCCCGGGGCCCCAGGGGGAAAGATCTACGCCACCCCGTCTCCTCAGGGCGGTCGCTCACCCTGGGAGCCGTCCGCGCCCACAAAAGACTTGACATAAACACCCCCCGAAGAGTGCCGACTCGCCACGCACCTCTCAGACCCGCCTCAGTGCATTTAACCTGCCCTGGCTTGGCGCGGAAGCCCACCCCTCTCTTTCATTGGCTCCAGCCGAACAGCGAGGGAGCGTGGCAGGATTTCGCTTGGTCAATCACGCCCAGCGCCAATAGAAAGTCAGAATGTCTTAAACCGCCCGTCTCCGCTTGCGGAGGTCGAGAGGCGCACAATGTTGAGGTCATCGCTGTGCGCGGAGTGGAAAAGAGCCGCGCCCTCAGCTTCCGGAGTGGGGGGGGCCTCAGAAACGGAGCACTTCCTCTAGCCATCGGGCTGCGCCACGCCCCACGCGCCACGCCGAGGCTGTGTTCTTCCTTGTCCCGCCCCGCCCTCTACTGTTCTGCCCGCCCACTTGTTCCGCCCTTCTGTACCACGTGCTACAGCTGTCATGCGGTGGGTGACAAGTCTGGGCGGGAGAGCCCTGTCGGTATCTACAAAAACGAGACACCTTATAGGCTATGGCTAGGCTTACCCTGCAGAGGTAGTTTTGCAATTGCCACTCCACccctatagctacgtctacactagcattcctctttctaaagaggcatgcaaacgaggaaaattgaaaatgcaaatgaagttcagATTCACATATCTGGTgcatcattttcatattcttcttgGCCATGGCTATACTAGCCCCCTACTCTTCAGAAGGCATATGCTAATAAGCtagtgccatgaatatgcaacatctcattagcataatagcagccagacacattttgaaagcactgctttcaaaacaaatgcCACCAGTGTAGATGGCCCtattgaaaggaccccccccccacacacacacacaatttcacaagccccttcttcctatttggttttagcacttttgaaatgcacacaccTGCCATTAcacatattcatagcagtgcctcattagcatctgccaaagtggctcattagcacacCCATTCCAAAAGGTGAGGGCTAGTATAgccatggcccttttgaaagaagaaaagcaaaattgtcgatgcagctctttcaaaagtaagccccatcttcataggaatccttattttttttttttttttttaaaaagtgttccttcaaagctggggtttactttcaaaaaagccacatccaccctgcttttcttcttttgaaagaatatgaagATGacacaccagatatgtaaatctgcagcttatttgcatttttaatttccctcatttgtatgcctctttcaaaagaggaatgcaagtgtagacagcctatgAAAcatgcctgctatttcaaaatatatctgTACTAGGGATGCTATTTCATCAACCCTCTACACCTTGTTGCAGGAGTAAGGAGGGTCttgaaataatgcactatttcaacatttggcacaGTAGACAATGCCAAATGCcaaaacagcctattttgaaacggTATACACAATATGCATAGTGCAAATTACATATCTTACTTTGAGTTAAGggtgcagtgtaaatgtagcctatcAGCTTTAGTTGGGCATAAGCTTCCataggcatctgatgaagtgggttttgcctacaaaagcCGATACCCAGACAAAACTGTTTAGTCTTTGAAGTTTCTCAGACTCTTGCTTTTCCTGGTGTGGCTGCAGCTGACACAATGATCACCATGCCCCAGGGTGCACACTCTCCTCCACCTGCCTCTAGTCTAGGCTGCTGTTCTTtagcctggagcagccccactaCCCTGGGATGAAGGAGGGAGCTACAACTCTGTTGGAAAAATAAATGTAGTGGAGATGCTGGCTGGACAAAGGCTTACTTAGGTGCTTCTATCTCAGGAATACAGTTGTCCATTTTCTAATAGCCCAAAATAAACACTCTGCCCCCTCTTTGAGACCCCATCCCTTCTTCGAGGCCCCACCTCCCACTTTCTCCTCTCACTTGCCCTCTCTACCTTTCACTGGGTTGAGGCTAAggcttggggtgtgggctctgggcctgTGTTTCCCCCTAAGCTGGGAACTATAGCCTCCCACAGGAGATGtgggtgctacccagctgatgagcagagcacccacagcaggagctgtgtgTTTCTATTAGGGGTGCACAGCTGCATACACCTTAGGTTACATAATAAATTTTATTTCACCCCTTAATGGCAAAAAACCAAAGAAAGCAGAGTAGACTCTGGGGATGAGGTGCTTGGGGTATAGGAGGTTTAAGGGTGCAAGTCCGGGGAGGGAGTTAAGTTGCATGTagggattctgacctggggtCCAGGAGAGAGTTAGAGGACAATCCACCAGTTCGTGCTTACCTCAtgtagctgctggaagtggccaTATTTAGCTTTCAGGAAGAAAGGCTAAGGGTTTTGCACACTGCTCCCTCCCACAAGAGCCACCCCACCTATTGGCCACAGTTCCTAACACCACACAGGATCCCTGGGGCCCCTAGCCTCTACGAGCCAGACATGCAGGGCACTTCTGGGAGCCAAATGGAGCCAGGGTAGGTAGGTAGAGAACCAGCCTGCCTTAGCCCAGCTATGAAGCCAACCAGCCTTTTCATAGCCTGGtagagctgccagggtccctttttgacccAGCCTTCCTGTCAAAACCCACATACCTGCCACCCCTTCAGAGGCTGGTACTAAAGAAGATCAAGTTATTCTTAATGGGCCTGAAACATTGCTCACAGTAGCTCAAAAGCCTATCTGCTGCCCCCCTGTAAAGGTTAAAAGTACTGCAGTGCTTATGTTTCTCACATGCTCAAGGTACAGCATCTACAGCCAGGAAGCAAAATGCTTATGATCCACTTGAGGACACATACATTTTCATGGACCACTGCTACACAAACTTCCTCCTGACCCAGGAATAGGGAGATGTAAAGTTATTCAATAGTTTCATCACCTCATTTTTAATCCATACTGTAATATTGAAAATGTTAATGTTGATCACTTTTATTTGGCCAAACAGATATAGAAACAGATGCTCTTACCCAACTGACTAGAATAAATTTTAGGGTAACAGTGCAAACACTTGCTTACAATTTTGCATTCCACAGATATTCTCCACTATTTATTTATTCACCAATATTTCCTCTCACCCAACAATCCTTCCATCTGCAAAATTTACTAGGATAATACAAAAACAATACCAAATAAGGagtttacatttgtttttgtatttgaaTGAATGATCCAGAAAAACTTTAACATGGTATAGCATATatactaaataaaaaaaatacaagatgAGCCCTGCTTCGGTCCTATGAGTATAATATGGTAAAACTACACCAGTGGCATATTTGAGAATTGTAATTTAAATATACTCAGATCTATCACCTAGATTTCAGCAGTTATAAAAGACCTGAAATTAAAGTTTCATTACATATCCTGTTGTGACATCCTGTGGTGAAACATGGTATTTTTGACATACCAAAAATCACTTCCAGGTTAAGGACTACATAGATTGGGGTGTATAATGTTTGGGAGGGATTTCACGGGAGGGGCATAGCAtgagcagctgctgggtctcactcATCCACCTCAATACAAATGTTCATGTATTACTGCTTTCTATTTATGTGCATTCATATTTCTATAGCAGTTAAAGCTTTTacgttctacatacttattttcttgcacatgctgAAAAGGGTTTTCCCCTCGTATGATTGTAACCAGAATTTGTCGAGTTGGATAACATTAAGGCTGTCTCCACTAtcctcttcctttcagaaaggccatggtaatgaggcactgctagaaataatggcagccacatgatttgaaagtgctgctttcggaacacaTGCCACCtttgtagatggggcctttcagaAAGGCCTCAGGGCTTCaaatgccccttcttcctaaaaccaataGACCTTGAAAATAGCCATACCACCTCTGGACCTTGAGCTCTTATGGCACTAACCTGAAGTTTATTTGGTCAAATAAGTTAAGAGACCAGTTGTTCCTCAGAACTGGGCCCACCCCATCCTTATCAAAAAGCCACCATTTTCCTGGGTCCACCACATTCCAACTCAGAACTGGAAAACTGCTAGAAATTACACTGGACAAAGACTGAAAGTAATAAAGCACAGCTTGCTCTACTCCACCATGCAGGACTCCATACacttggccactagcatggccctttcaaaattttggccaaattggagaaaactaatgaggtgctggaatgaatactagcatgctgccagacatggcacttcagaagtgccatgtttggtcacatgcagctcatctacatggggcccttttcaaaaggaaccagcaaatatcaaaatccccttattcccatcagctggtgGGCACAGGAAAATGGTAGCTTTTGATAAGGATGGGGTGGGCCCAGTTCTGTGGGAGAACAGTCTCAAAACCCCTTGGACCAAATGACCCTCAGATTTGCACCCCAAGGAGCTGGTAGTaataagggattttgatgtttgctgggtcccttcaaaaagggcccgatgtagacaagccacacaggattgaaacacagcacttttgaagtgctatggCTGGCAccctgctaatgaggtgctgaaatcaatgttcagcacctcattagcattctccaactagcatggcccttttgaaattttggccaagtgtagacatggccacaggaCAGCAGAGCAGATATGAATTACTCCAGGAATAGTCACACTACCATGTTCTTGGCTGGTTTTAAGCTTTCCCCTGGAAGGGATcttcatgcccctgccccatatgCATTTTGAAAAATCATTTGCTGTCATCGAGCACAAGACAACAAGCCTAGGAGCTTGCAGTGTCTACAGTTATCAGTAGTAGttattgtgtgtgtggatgtggcaGTTTCATAAGCTACAGTCATTTTGCCTCACTGCTTCCTCATTAAAACAGATAAGCTATTTGTTACTGGTTCAGATGTTTGTTGTATGAGCTTGCCCTTCTCACTAGCTCAGGAAGAGTGCATGTACAACTCAGTGTAGGCAGGAGCGATGCACTAGATAGCAATCTGCCTTAGTTCTAAACCAGCATTCCTGCCTAAGagcagaaagttgaagactgttagAGATGGCATTGTTCCAATGAGACATGAAATTGGagtcttgaccacttaccaaatttaGATGAGTTTCCTGCTTTGAGTCCAATTCAAATAGTTGCTTTCTTTATATGGAACTCTTCCCATTCATCTGAAGGCGCTTTCTATTCTTAAACTAGTCAGCTTTATATTGTTCCACTCCACTGATTTTACATTGGAAGTTGGCAATTAGCTACTTGAGAACTTCAGCTTGCTTAGAAGTAGTGGAAGAGTagttagaggggaaaaaaggtagAAAAATATTGCTCTTCCCCCTCTCAGACAAACAACTCAACTTCTCACCCTCTTAGGTCACAGCCCTGTTTAATTTGCACAAGAGGGGAGATTAGGTTTGTAAACGCATTCTGAAGGTGAACAGATTCTGATTTCTAGCCGCCACAGGAAACGTGATTTCAAGGATGAATTATGCTCCACCTCAAATtctgctgctgagccacctcCCATTAGAAGCCCCTCAAAGAAATACCAGATCACTGGTGGAGATGGAACAGGTGAGTCACTTATAACTGTACCCTGCAGCTAATAGATACATTGGGTGCAGTTCACACAACTCCAGTTGCTAAACAGTTCAAAGTGGCTTTAAGATGTCCACTGCAATCATAGCAAGTGAGGTTGTTTTCTAACTTTAGTGTTTGCTGCCACTAGCGGCTCAGAGGCTTCCTTGCTCTTTGATTTTGCAAGGCAAAAAATGCTTGCTGTTTTATTAGGACTTCATGTGTTCCCTCTATTTGAGTTGAAGTACTAGAGATCACAGTATTGCTCTTCCTTTTGTGAAGGACAATTTATTGAAGTTAGAACTTTAGTCTATTGCACTATACAGAATGTACAAGCTTTAGGCAAAATTACTACATTGGTTTAAATATTTGATGGCTGGAGCACCAACAGCCTCTGCTCTTGTCAGCACCTGAAAGAGAAAGTTACAGATTTAAGCTCAAGTCCTGATGTGAAGAACCTAATAAGGAAGGTCTGAATAGCTATTTTCTTTAGTTCAGCCACAATTAAGAGATTACACGAACCTTCCCACTACAAGGATGGCACAAATTGCCCTAGTGAGTTCCTACATCTTAACCACATTAGTAGCTGACAGTCTGCACTCAGAGTTCCTTAATTAGTAAGGGTAGCACTCAAATCACCATGCATGAGACTTGCCAGAGGCAAACACTTAACCACACCGTTACTCCTggggattagtaacagagagaaagctgtgctagtctatatactaatcaaaacaaaagcagtaaagtagcactttaaagactagcaaaataatttgttagatgaggtttcgtgggacagacccacttcttctgaagtgggtctgtcccacgaaacctcatctaacaaattattttgctagtctttaaagtgctactttactgcttttttgtttcactcctgggggaatttggtgcaaaaagaaaaaaccaacaaggagtcctgtggccccttataggctaacagatatcttggcacaaactttcatgtgcaaagacttgctttatcagatgcatgggggggatggtttcagaggggtacttaAAGTGAGattccagtaaaagggagggccagagctgacaaggtctattcagtcagggtggaaaaggcccattatgtAGTAGTAGTATCATCCATGGTTAATGGATTAGACAGACTgcgagtggctcacaccttacaaaaggagcttctctgccctaggtgcaAACACCTCCACactagactgacaatgggccatatttccccgcccccaccatctcatctgacctgtttttccccctcttcatacatactaataacaggccttttccaccctgactgaatagaccttgtcagctctggccctcttctACTGGGATGCCCACCTCTTTAaaaacccctctgaaaccacccccaccatgcatctgatgaagcaggtctctgcccacaaaagcttatgctccaaggtATCTGTtaatctaaggtgccacaggacgacttgttgttcttgaaggtacagactaacacggctacctctctgatattggtACAAAGTTTGTtctacacattttaaaaatgtttgcatttgTTCTGCATTTTATACCTTACTAGTACAATATAATCACTAGTTTCAATTTTGATGATTTTATTTCAACTCCAATGACTGGAGAATGGGATTGGGAGCACTGGAGAAAGAGTACCCCAACATCACCTAACAGTCATGTAGAGGATTCTGACCCTTTGCAAATATTTGGTAACAAACCAGCCACATGCTCAGTATTACATCAAAGACAACTGAAAATGAAGTGTGGGCTAGGGACTCAAACTGTATATTGACTACTGACCATCTCCAGAAAGGTCAGTAGCAAACAGTTCATAGATCACAGCTGGATAGGCATGTCAATCCAAGACTTTTGCAGCAaacaaacaatgagaaatcctgtggcaactTTTAAACtaaacagttgtttttttttgggagcatagcttttgcaggcaaagacccactttggcagataCGTGTAggatgcagatacagattaacatggctactgctGGTACTTGAGTCCAAGAATTTAGATCAGTTCTAATCACCAAAGTACCATGAGCATTTTTAAGGCCATACTGTCCTTTGCTATAATGCAATTTTACACCACTCTGGTCATGGAACCTTAGTTTTCCAACATACTTTAATACTTGGGGGATGCACTAAGAACAGGAACAATTGATTAAGCAGGCAAGTACACTACATTCTGCTTTGCCAGAAGCAATTGAGCCTGCCCCACACCTACCTCCTCAAACATCTTAaggcctggctccccacacacTAGTTGTGTTGCAAGTAGAGTCACTTTCACACATACTGCCCAGTCCCTGACCCCAGCACTGATTTTGCGCTTCTACCACTGGCCTGCACTGCTGGAGACACTCATGACTCTCTTGGGCATTTTTACCTTCCCCACAGAAGAGGGATGTCTGATGGCAAAGTGCAAAAATCTGCAGCACTTATGACCTCTACACACACAGTGATGCAGAATTCACCTCTTGGTCTGTTATATGCCCTCCCCTGTGCTCCTGGCATTGTTCAGATCTCAACTAGCAACTGTCAGTTATAAGAGGCATGCCAATAGCAATTCTATAGCCTGTAGACACTAGGCTGTTTTCTCACATACCCATGTTTCAGCTTCCACCTGTTATGCAGAGGATATCAGGACATCTTGCTTGATCTGGCTGCCCTGAAGGTGGCTTCAGATGCTCTCATTATAGCTGCATACCTAAAGGAAACAACCATGCTCAGCTCTCATTTATTCCATCATCACATCCATCCACTGCGTGATTTGCACAGAACTGGTCACGCAGCTGCTCTAGGATCCTATTTCATGGCACAAGGAATGTAGCTGTGCCTAGAAGAGACATGTTATTTCACTTGAAAGGCTCAAATCTGTGCTCATTAATTCCTGCTACAGTCACTTTGATACAAGGAAAATGGTGCTTTGCAAGCCAAACTCACTGGAAGCTGGTGAGCCTTTGTTAGGCTACTGTAAGAGTCAGTCATCCTTTTCCTTCCAAGTGTGTTCTCAAATTGCTCTCAGAAGTTAACCAACTAGTACAGAAAAGCTTTAAGATTATAAAAACAAGTTCTTCTAAAAAATCTGAACATTTAGTAGCTATAATTTGAGAAGTCAACTGCAAGTTGCAGGAGATATTTTCACACATGGCCTCTGAAAAAAGCTGAGATATGCAAGCATGACCTGCACTATGAATTTTAACTGCCTTACCCAGCTTTGGAGATGGAGTGACCTCCCCCTCTGCAGTCATGATCTTGAGGATGACGATGTTTTATACAATAGTTTCCATGACACTGGTTACAAACAAGTTTCATCATCTCTTTTCTTTTGCAGCCTTCCTTTGAACACTTGTTTGTGAAAACCTAACAAGGTAGTTCAGGAAAGTTTTTAGTATGGAAGCACTTTCTGCTTGAACATTACTTGAAAGGTAATTTTCTAGTCTGACCAAGATGGTATCCAGGCCTCTAAATTAACCTGAAATCTAGAGAGCAATTTGAGCAAAAAGTTATTCCAACTCCTTAAATTCAGAGTTAATCTATTCATAGTGCAGTAAGTAGTATAGGTTTTATTTTGCCCAGCACAGAAGTGATAATACTATTCATGCCAATACCAGAAGTTAACATTTGCTGAAGCCAGAGGTACCATGTTTGGTTATTGATAAAGCCTTGTAGCTAAGTCACCAACACAAACCCAACTGGTCAGGAAAGGCCAATATACACTTCATCACTGTTTGCTGAGCTGCAGAGTAGATAGTTACTAGTGGGTAGAGAACAAGACTACTGCTCACATGATCAGCATGCCAAAAGAATTAAGATAAACTTTAGGGATCTCTTCCAGGGGTCTTCAACAGAAAGCCTGAAGGGCACAGGGTAGTAAAGTGAAACTTGTATTGCTTCTTCCTGTCATGATGTGCAGATGGGAGACTTCTCTATAAGCAATTTAGATTTCAAAAGGGAGTTTCCTTACCCTCTGTTTCTGCTGAATGGGATTATATTTGCAATCCTGGTCCATGTGTGCTCCAACTACAATATCAGGCATCTCACCTCTTCTCACCGGGATGGGAGTGTTACATAAAGGACATACTGGAACTTGCACATCCTAAAGATGGTAAAGATTAGAGATGTCACAGATCAAGCAAGATTCCGGAAGAAAGGGGTCCCACCAAACTCAGATTTctaatttctctccctctctgaagACATGATTCAGAAGTGAATTACCTCCCTCTTTCCCATACCAAGGCTCCTTCAGAACTTCCAGGATATCCACTTCAGGAGTGCTGGATTCTGCATTTCCAGTTACTACAGGAAGTCACGTCACTATAACTGTGGCTGACCACCTTTAGATCATGTAGTTTTCAAATCCTGAAGACCCTGTTCCTGTTGAGTTAACTTCTTTCCCAGCCCTAATTGGCTAAGTTTCTGTTCAATTTCCCAAATCTTGTGTAAAACTATAATTATAGAATCACAAGCAACTCCAACAAGAGAAATAcaggatggctatgtctacactagcacactacatcgaagtagcctattttgaagtaaggacatcgaaataggctacttcgacacatatcatctacatgtcctccagggaagtagtgacagggaacatcaaaaggagctgccccagaaggaagtgtgtgtgtggatgctccacaagtgctccccatcaaaataaggagccagcaaagctccaagccactctcttaaagggccccttccagacacacttgccttgcacagcacaagatccacagagccgacaatgggttgcagaccctgtgcatgcagcatggaccccccagctgctgcagcagcagccgccagaagccctgggctaagagctgctgcacgcagtgaccacagagccccacaggggctggacagagcatctctcaacccctcagctgatggccgccatggaggaccccactattttgaagtagcaggacatggattgtctacacaccctacttcaacattcaacatcaaagaagggcgctattcccatcttcagacaggaatagcgatttcaacgtctcaccgcccaacgttgatttcaacgttgaaatagcacatggcacatgtagacgcgacgcgtgctatttcaatgtgccagctactttgaagtagctggctagtgcagatgcacccagTAAGTTTATAGACTACCCATTAGGCAAATTTGGTAAAGCCAGATTCTGCACCTGGGTAAGCTGaaacagcttttttgaaaaaagcctgTAATTCTGTCCAGTAATTTTACATTGCTAGAAAGCAAACTAAGCGCTTTCATACCAACTCACATTTACAGTCCTCTGTTCTTCCTAATCAGACTTTTCCACTCAAGTGTTCTGTCATTTGCTTTTCTCTAGTTTCAGGTTTCCTGTCCCATTCTTCCAGGAATGGACGATATTGGAGAAAACGGGTACTATTTCAGCAATGTAATGTCCTAAGATACTACATTCTGCACTCTATCAAAATCCAATCTAAACGAAGAACTAAAATCAGGTTTGCCACAGTTTAGAAAAAAGTTATAGCAGAATTTAAGTTAAAATGGTAAACTAAATCCAAGCCTGCTGGGCCTCCTGCCTGGGAGTAAAGCGGGTGATAAGAAACTGCTATTCAGGTTTCAGAGTTGGCATTCATAAGTTAGGAGAGCCCCTAGGTGCAAGCATTGGGTATTACTGTAAGATGCTTACCTTCTTATATGAAGAGGAACACTTGTGTTGGTCATATGTGATATGATCTTTACAGAAAACTTCTTCACATGCATCacattttaaaggaagaaaatCTGTAAGAAGCAGACAACATCAGATGCCTACAAATCCTAAACAGAGGTGATTTAGGTGTTAACCTTTTGAAGTGTCACTAAAAAGCAGTCATTGCCAGTGAATTTCTCATGCATTAGTAGATCTTGTCCAAGCAGGTATCTGGATTCTGAGTAACCAAGACAACCTacatcagaggtcagcaacctttctgaggtggagtgccaaaatttgaccttttcacctctacgTACAGTCTAAGTGCTGGGAatacttcttaaagtcactaatagtcctacttacaacttcATTAACAAAATAAGATtgagctttactatttaggtggtggtaGTGGCCTttttcttaatccacaggcagcatggctttgaacaagctcccagatgcatggaAGAGGAGGGGTAGGGCTTAGCTCCTACCCTGAGTGCTGATGAGTccgctcacatgccactcttggcacccatgccaggggttgctaatCCCTGTTCTACATGAACTAGTTTAGGCCATTCCAATTAGTGTATTTCAGAAAGCAACAAGGAGAAGAGAAGTTTCTCAACTGAGAATGCTAAGGGAGCCTTACTTCTGATTTTTAATCCACAAGTTACATACAAATACAGTGGGATAAACTGCCCTGTCCTAAGCaccacaacagcagcaacagttcAGGGGCCATACTAGTCGTATGAACCCAGGACTCAAGTCACAGATTTGCTTTAGCTCCTATTATACCCAAATACAGACGTCTCCCAACTATTAGGGTGAATGGCTGAGAAGCCTTTAGAGGTGTAGCTTTTGCATCTGCAATTGTTGGCTATCCTTCTTAAGATCTGACATATATAATAATCGAAGACTCCATGCACCACATCAAGGAACCCAAATATTTTGACAGACATGCTGTCTACCTGGTTGCCAGAGTCCATAGTCTGAGATGCTTCTCTGGATTCTAGGGTTTCACTGATGGTTGGAGGTTTTTTCCAGCTCTGGCTGTAATTCTAGACATCTCTGATGCAGACTGCCAGACATCTGCAATAATTCAGTGTAGGATGTTTGTACAGAGCCAAGTCACTTACTTATTGGAGATGGGGAATCATGAATAGTGGgtgagctgcatgagtggccctccttcacctcagtggactgcagcagctggcacagtTCCACCTGtggaccctcctcctcctctccctagAAGCCTCTTGCACACCAGGGGCCCACAactacctgctcctcccactgcctcccagagcaAAAAGGCTGTGAACAGTTGATTCACAGTGTTCTCTTTGTGATGTGTGGGATATAGCAGATATGGAGAAAAAAAGTCACAAGATTCCCCTGATCCAAGAAGTGGTTGGGAGTTCAGTGGAGAGGGAGGCACAGGAAGGGCAGGGCTTCAGTGCACAAGAGGTGCCTCAGAGGGGAAGTAACCAGGGGAGTCTGCGGGCAAAGCCCCAGTGGGCTAGGTACAACCTGCAGGCACCAATGGTTTAGTCACACTTCTAGTCTTAGCAGTGAAAACAAATTCACTACACTGCAGTTCTCCAGAAGCTCTTTTCTCTTCCCCTGGAAATTTAATGCATAATCCTTGGTTATTTATGGGTTCAGCTGATCCTATGTCACTGCACCACTGCCAATCAAAAGCGCTGAAAAGTGCTGGACTTCCATTCAGTAAATCTCAAGATATTTATCTGTTTCTCCTTATCACTATCAGTTAGCTTTGTGTAAACCAAGTTATCAACAGGACTA is a window from the Carettochelys insculpta isolate YL-2023 chromosome 16, ASM3395843v1, whole genome shotgun sequence genome containing:
- the ZFAND2A gene encoding AN1-type zinc finger protein 2A, encoding MEFPDLGKHCSVKTCKQLDFLPLKCDACEEVFCKDHITYDQHKCSSSYKKDVQVPVCPLCNTPIPVRRGEMPDIVVGAHMDQDCKYNPIQQKQRVFTNKCSKEGCKRKEMMKLVCNQCHGNYCIKHRHPQDHDCRGGGHSISKAGYAAIMRASEATFRAARSSKMS